The Ciona intestinalis chromosome 11, KH, whole genome shotgun sequence genome has a segment encoding these proteins:
- the LOC100179322 gene encoding alpha-actinin-2 isoform X1: MDEQQYMQQEEGWDREGLLDPAWERQQRKTFTAWCNSHLRKAGTQIEHIEEDFRNGLKLMLLLEVISGEQLPKPDRGKMRFHKIANVNKALEFIASKGVRLVSIGAEEIVDGNAKMTLGMIWTIILRFAIQDISVEESSAKEGLLLWCQRKTAPYKNVNVQNFHMSWKDGLAFCALIHRHRPDLIDYDKLRKDDPLTNLQTAFEVAEKHLDIPQMLDAQELVEMAKPDERAIMTYVSCYYHAFSGAQKAETAANRILKVLGLNQENERLMDEYERLASDLLEWIERMKPWLEDRTTDNTMEGVQRKLDDFRDYRVKQKPPKTEEKGHLEAAYNTLQTKLRLSNRPAFMPSEGKLVQDIANAWKGLEGAEKGYEEWLLAEMRRLERLDHLAKKFYHKAGIHQKWSRGQEEALASEDYKVCTFQEVKALMKKHEAFESDLAAHQDRVEQIAAIGQELNDLDYHDARTINDSCAAICNEWDRLGDATQKRRTALENIEQILDSIEQQHLEFAKRAAPFNNWLDGAKEDLEDMFIVHSIDEIKGLIEAHVSFKDTLPQAQKEEESISALVQNIKKIQRQYGLPEQVCVNTYSTISEEELREKWRTVCDMVPVRDASLQTELSKQKRHELLRNEFAQIANELYPWITKITKDTNRISMEMVGSLEEVKNSLVEFQQKMVAQVPKLEALEKKHQEMQDELVFDNILTPHTMEAIHTAWEHLKTTIALTINEVENQILMRDAKGLTQEQMNEFRSSFNHFDRDSSGVLNQEEFNGCLTSLGYEVDRKKEKGEAEFQRIMALVDPSGTNNVTFQSFIDFMTRESTDSDTAEQVVESFRILAGDKPYITAQELRNELPPDQAEYCISRMSRYSAGDAPGDALDYESFSTALYGESDL, from the exons ATGGATGAACAGCAGTATATGCAACAGGAGGAAGGATGGGACAGAGAAGGACTCCTCGACCCAGCGTGGGAGAGACAGCAACGGAAG ACCTTCACAGCCTGGTGCAACTCCCACCTTAGGAAGGCTGGCACACAGATTGAGCATATCGAGGAGGATTTTCGTAACGGACTGAAACTCATGTTGTTATTGGAG GTGATATCCGGGGAACAACTGCCAAAACCTGACCGTGGTAAAATGAGGTTCCACAAGATTGCCAACGTTAACAAAGCTCTGGAGTTTATTGCAAGCAAAGGAGTTCGCTTGGTGTCTATTGGTGCAGAAG AAATCGTGGACGGGAATGCAAAGATGACACTGGGTATGATCTGGACCATTATCCTCAGATTCGCTATCCAAGATATCTCAGTGGAAG AATCTTCTGCCAAAGAAGGATTATTGTTGTGGTGTCAACGTAAAACTGCCCCATACAAGAATGTTAACGTGCAGAACTTCCATATGAG CTGGAAAGATGGTTTGGCTTTCTGTGCCCTTATTCACAGGCATAGACCAGATCTTATCGACTATGATAAACTACGAAAG GACGACCCATTGACCAATCTGCAAACAGCGTTTGAAGTCGCAGAGAAACATCTTGACATCCCACAGATGTTGGACGCTCAAG AACTTGTAGAAATGGCCAAGCCTGATGAAAGAGCTATAATGACATACGTATCATGCTACTACCATGCGTTCTCTGGGGCACAGAAG GCCGAAACTGCAGCAAACAGGATCTTGAAGGTTCTTGGTTTGAACCAGGAGAATGAAAGATTGATGGATGAGTATGAGAGACTTGCATCTGAT TTGCTGGAGTGGATTGAAAGAATGAAGCCGTGGCTTGAAGACCGTACCACGGACAACACCATGGAAGGCGTGCAAAGAAAACTTGACGACTTCAGAGATTACAGAGTGAAGCAGAAACCACCAAAG acTGAAGAGAAAGGTCATTTGGAGGCAGCATACAACACTCTGCAGACGAAGCTTCGTCTCAGCAATCGACCAGCGTTCATGCCATCGGAGGGCAAGTTGGTACAAGATATCGCGAATGCATGGAAAGGATTGGAAGGAGCAGAGAAAGGATATGAAGAGTGGCTGCTTGCTGAGATGAGAAG GTTAGAGCGACTTGACCATCTTGCCAAGAAGTTTTACCACAAAGCTGGAATTCATCAGAAGTGGTCTCGTGGTCAGGAAGAAGCTCTCGCATCAGAGGATTATAAAGTTTGCACCTTCCAAGAAGTCAAG GCTTTGATGAAAAAACATGAAGCGTTTGAAAGTGATTTGGCTGCCCATCAAGACAGAGTTGAACAAATTGCTGCTATTGGTCAAGAACTCAA TGATCTTGACTACCACGATGCTCGTACCATCAATGATAGTTGTGCAGCCATCTGTAATGAATGGGATCGACTTGGTGATGCAACTCAAAAGCGAAGAACTGCTCTTGAG AACATCGAGCAAATCTTGGATTCCATTGAGCAGCAACATCTGGAGTTTGCCAAAAGAGCCGCTCCCTTCAACAACTGGTTGGATGGAGCAAAGGAAGACTTGGAAGATATGTTTATCGTGCATTCTATTGACGAGATTAAG GGCTTGATTGAAGCTCATGTCTCGTTCAAAGACACGCTTCCACAAGCACAGAAGGAAGAGGAAAGCATCAGCGCTCTTGTACAGAACATTAAGAAGATACAGCGACAATATGGCTTGCCTGAACAAGTCTGTGTCAACACGTACTCAACTATTTCCGAAGAG GAACTTCGAGAAAAGTGGAGGACAGTGTGTGACATGGTCCCTGTGCGTGACGCTTCACTACAAACTGAACTAAGCAAACAGAAACGCCACGAACTGCTAAGAAACGAATTCGCTCAGATCGCCAACGAACTTTATCCATGGATTACTAAGATCACAAAG GACACCAACCGTATCTCAATGGAAATGGTTGGCTCACTGGAAGAAGTAAAGAATAGTCTCGTTGAGTTCCAACAGAAGATGGTCGCTCAAGTTCCTAAACTTGAAGCTTTGGAGAAGAAACACCAG GAAATGCAAGACGAGTTAGTGTTTGATAACATATTAACCCCACATACCATGGAAGCGATCCACACAGCGTGGGAACATCTTAAAACAACAATCGCGCTCACAATTAACGAGGTTGAGAACCAAATCCTCATGCGCGATGCCAAGGGATTGACACAAGAACAAATGAACGAGTTCCGATCTTCATTCAACCATTTCGACCGG GATAGTTCGGGAGTTCTTAACCAAGAAGAATTTAACGGTTGTCTAACCTCGCTTGGGTATGAGGTGGATAGAAAGAAAGAGAAG GGTGAAGCCGAGTTCCAACGTATCATGGCACTTGTTGATCCAAGTGGAACAAACAACGTTACTTTCCAAAGTTTCATTGACTTCATGACCCGTGAAAGCACGGATTCTGACACGGCCGAACAAGTTGTCGAATCTTTCCGTATTCTCGCCGGTGACAAg CCTTACATCACTGCCCAAGAGTTGAGAAACGAGTTGCCACCCGATCAGGCCGAGTATTGCATCAGTCGTATGTCTCGTTACAGCGCAGGGGATGCACCAGGCGATGCACTCGACTACGAAAGCTTCTCTACCGCCCTCTATGGGGAGTCTGATCTTTAA
- the LOC100179322 gene encoding alpha-actinin-2 isoform X3, producing MDEQQYMQQEEGWDREGLLDPAWERQQRKTFTAWCNSHLRKAGTQIEHIEEDFRNGLKLMLLLEVISGEQLPKPDRGKMRFHKIANVNKALEFIASKGVRLVSIGAEEIVDGNAKMTLGMIWTIILRFAIQDISVEESSAKEGLLLWCQRKTAPYKNVNVQNFHMSWKDGLAFCALIHRHRPDLIDYDKLRKDDPLTNLQTAFEVAEKHLDIPQMLDAQELVEMAKPDERAIMTYVSCYYHAFSGAQKAETAANRILKVLGLNQENERLMDEYERLASDLLEWIERMKPWLEDRTTDNTMEGVQRKLDDFRDYRVKQKPPKTEEKGHLEAAYNTLQTKLRLSNRPAFMPSEGKLVQDIANAWKGLEGAEKGYEEWLLAEMRRLERLDHLAKKFYHKAGIHQKWSRGQEEALASEDYKVCTFQEVKALMKKHEAFESDLAAHQDRVEQIAAIGQELNDLDYHDARTINDSCAAICNEWDRLGDATQKRRTALENIEQILDSIEQQHLEFAKRAAPFNNWLDGAKEDLEDMFIVHSIDEIKGLIEAHVSFKDTLPQAQKEEESISALVQNIKKIQRQYGLPEQVCVNTYSTISEEELREKWRTVCDMVPVRDASLQTELSKQKRHELLRNEFAQIANELYPWITKITKDTNRISMEMVGSLEEVKNSLVEFQQKMVAQVPKLEALEKKHQEMQDELVFDNILTPHTMEAIHTAWEHLKTTIALTINEVENQILMRDAKGLTQEQMNEFRSSFNHFDRDQNGTLHPENFRGCLIMAGLDVTPDTVQGEAEFQRIMALVDPSGTNNVTFQSFIDFMTRESTDSDTAEQVVESFRILAGDKPYITAQELRNELPPDQAEYCISRMSRYSAGDAPGDALDYESFSTALYGESDL from the exons ATGGATGAACAGCAGTATATGCAACAGGAGGAAGGATGGGACAGAGAAGGACTCCTCGACCCAGCGTGGGAGAGACAGCAACGGAAG ACCTTCACAGCCTGGTGCAACTCCCACCTTAGGAAGGCTGGCACACAGATTGAGCATATCGAGGAGGATTTTCGTAACGGACTGAAACTCATGTTGTTATTGGAG GTGATATCCGGGGAACAACTGCCAAAACCTGACCGTGGTAAAATGAGGTTCCACAAGATTGCCAACGTTAACAAAGCTCTGGAGTTTATTGCAAGCAAAGGAGTTCGCTTGGTGTCTATTGGTGCAGAAG AAATCGTGGACGGGAATGCAAAGATGACACTGGGTATGATCTGGACCATTATCCTCAGATTCGCTATCCAAGATATCTCAGTGGAAG AATCTTCTGCCAAAGAAGGATTATTGTTGTGGTGTCAACGTAAAACTGCCCCATACAAGAATGTTAACGTGCAGAACTTCCATATGAG CTGGAAAGATGGTTTGGCTTTCTGTGCCCTTATTCACAGGCATAGACCAGATCTTATCGACTATGATAAACTACGAAAG GACGACCCATTGACCAATCTGCAAACAGCGTTTGAAGTCGCAGAGAAACATCTTGACATCCCACAGATGTTGGACGCTCAAG AACTTGTAGAAATGGCCAAGCCTGATGAAAGAGCTATAATGACATACGTATCATGCTACTACCATGCGTTCTCTGGGGCACAGAAG GCCGAAACTGCAGCAAACAGGATCTTGAAGGTTCTTGGTTTGAACCAGGAGAATGAAAGATTGATGGATGAGTATGAGAGACTTGCATCTGAT TTGCTGGAGTGGATTGAAAGAATGAAGCCGTGGCTTGAAGACCGTACCACGGACAACACCATGGAAGGCGTGCAAAGAAAACTTGACGACTTCAGAGATTACAGAGTGAAGCAGAAACCACCAAAG acTGAAGAGAAAGGTCATTTGGAGGCAGCATACAACACTCTGCAGACGAAGCTTCGTCTCAGCAATCGACCAGCGTTCATGCCATCGGAGGGCAAGTTGGTACAAGATATCGCGAATGCATGGAAAGGATTGGAAGGAGCAGAGAAAGGATATGAAGAGTGGCTGCTTGCTGAGATGAGAAG GTTAGAGCGACTTGACCATCTTGCCAAGAAGTTTTACCACAAAGCTGGAATTCATCAGAAGTGGTCTCGTGGTCAGGAAGAAGCTCTCGCATCAGAGGATTATAAAGTTTGCACCTTCCAAGAAGTCAAG GCTTTGATGAAAAAACATGAAGCGTTTGAAAGTGATTTGGCTGCCCATCAAGACAGAGTTGAACAAATTGCTGCTATTGGTCAAGAACTCAA TGATCTTGACTACCACGATGCTCGTACCATCAATGATAGTTGTGCAGCCATCTGTAATGAATGGGATCGACTTGGTGATGCAACTCAAAAGCGAAGAACTGCTCTTGAG AACATCGAGCAAATCTTGGATTCCATTGAGCAGCAACATCTGGAGTTTGCCAAAAGAGCCGCTCCCTTCAACAACTGGTTGGATGGAGCAAAGGAAGACTTGGAAGATATGTTTATCGTGCATTCTATTGACGAGATTAAG GGCTTGATTGAAGCTCATGTCTCGTTCAAAGACACGCTTCCACAAGCACAGAAGGAAGAGGAAAGCATCAGCGCTCTTGTACAGAACATTAAGAAGATACAGCGACAATATGGCTTGCCTGAACAAGTCTGTGTCAACACGTACTCAACTATTTCCGAAGAG GAACTTCGAGAAAAGTGGAGGACAGTGTGTGACATGGTCCCTGTGCGTGACGCTTCACTACAAACTGAACTAAGCAAACAGAAACGCCACGAACTGCTAAGAAACGAATTCGCTCAGATCGCCAACGAACTTTATCCATGGATTACTAAGATCACAAAG GACACCAACCGTATCTCAATGGAAATGGTTGGCTCACTGGAAGAAGTAAAGAATAGTCTCGTTGAGTTCCAACAGAAGATGGTCGCTCAAGTTCCTAAACTTGAAGCTTTGGAGAAGAAACACCAG GAAATGCAAGACGAGTTAGTGTTTGATAACATATTAACCCCACATACCATGGAAGCGATCCACACAGCGTGGGAACATCTTAAAACAACAATCGCGCTCACAATTAACGAGGTTGAGAACCAAATCCTCATGCGCGATGCCAAGGGATTGACACAAGAACAAATGAACGAGTTCCGATCTTCATTCAACCATTTCGACCGG GACCAAAACGGCACGCTACACCCCGAAAATTTCCGTGGCTGCCTTATTATGGCAGGCCTTGATGTGACACCGGACACGGTGCAG GGTGAAGCCGAGTTCCAACGTATCATGGCACTTGTTGATCCAAGTGGAACAAACAACGTTACTTTCCAAAGTTTCATTGACTTCATGACCCGTGAAAGCACGGATTCTGACACGGCCGAACAAGTTGTCGAATCTTTCCGTATTCTCGCCGGTGACAAg CCTTACATCACTGCCCAAGAGTTGAGAAACGAGTTGCCACCCGATCAGGCCGAGTATTGCATCAGTCGTATGTCTCGTTACAGCGCAGGGGATGCACCAGGCGATGCACTCGACTACGAAAGCTTCTCTACCGCCCTCTATGGGGAGTCTGATCTTTAA
- the LOC100179322 gene encoding alpha-actinin-2 isoform X4 — protein MDEQQYMQQEEGWDREGLLDPAWERQQRKTFTAWCNSHLRKAGTQIEHIEEDFRNGLKLMLLLEVISGEQLPKPDRGKMRFHKIANVNKALEFIASKGVRLVSIGAEEIVDGNAKMTLGMIWTIILRFAIQDISVEESSAKEGLLLWCQRKTAPYKNVNVQNFHMSWKDGLAFCALIHRHRPDLIDYDKLRKDDPLTNLQTAFEVAEKHLDIPQMLDAQELVEMAKPDERAIMTYVSCYYHAFSGAQKAETAANRILKVLGLNQENERLMDEYERLASDLLEWIERMKPWLEDRTTDNTMEGVQRKLDDFRDYRVKQKPPKTEEKGHLEAAYNTLQTKLRLSNRPAFMPSEGKLVQDIANAWKGLEGAEKGYEEWLLAEMRRLERLDHLAKKFYHKAGIHQKWSRGQEEALASEDYKVCTFQEVKALMKKHEAFESDLAAHQDRVEQIAAIGQELNDLDYHDARTINDSCAAICNEWDRLGDATQKRRTALENIEQILDSIEQQHLEFAKRAAPFNNWLDGAKEDLEDMFIVHSIDEIKGLIEAHVSFKDTLPQAQKEEESISALVQNIKKIQRQYGLPEQVCVNTYSTISEEELREKWRTVCDMVPVRDASLQTELSKQKRHELLRNEFAQIANELYPWITKITKDTNRISMEMVGSLEEVKNSLVEFQQKMVAQVPKLEALEKKHQEMQDELVFDNILTPHTMEAIHTAWEHLKTTIALTINEVENQILMRDAKGLTQEQMNEFRSSFNHFDRKRKGALEPDDFAAVLISMGYRLGEAEFQRIMALVDPSGTNNVTFQSFIDFMTRESTDSDTAEQVVESFRILAGDKPYITAQELRNELPPDQAEYCISRMSRYSAGDAPGDALDYESFSTALYGESDL, from the exons ATGGATGAACAGCAGTATATGCAACAGGAGGAAGGATGGGACAGAGAAGGACTCCTCGACCCAGCGTGGGAGAGACAGCAACGGAAG ACCTTCACAGCCTGGTGCAACTCCCACCTTAGGAAGGCTGGCACACAGATTGAGCATATCGAGGAGGATTTTCGTAACGGACTGAAACTCATGTTGTTATTGGAG GTGATATCCGGGGAACAACTGCCAAAACCTGACCGTGGTAAAATGAGGTTCCACAAGATTGCCAACGTTAACAAAGCTCTGGAGTTTATTGCAAGCAAAGGAGTTCGCTTGGTGTCTATTGGTGCAGAAG AAATCGTGGACGGGAATGCAAAGATGACACTGGGTATGATCTGGACCATTATCCTCAGATTCGCTATCCAAGATATCTCAGTGGAAG AATCTTCTGCCAAAGAAGGATTATTGTTGTGGTGTCAACGTAAAACTGCCCCATACAAGAATGTTAACGTGCAGAACTTCCATATGAG CTGGAAAGATGGTTTGGCTTTCTGTGCCCTTATTCACAGGCATAGACCAGATCTTATCGACTATGATAAACTACGAAAG GACGACCCATTGACCAATCTGCAAACAGCGTTTGAAGTCGCAGAGAAACATCTTGACATCCCACAGATGTTGGACGCTCAAG AACTTGTAGAAATGGCCAAGCCTGATGAAAGAGCTATAATGACATACGTATCATGCTACTACCATGCGTTCTCTGGGGCACAGAAG GCCGAAACTGCAGCAAACAGGATCTTGAAGGTTCTTGGTTTGAACCAGGAGAATGAAAGATTGATGGATGAGTATGAGAGACTTGCATCTGAT TTGCTGGAGTGGATTGAAAGAATGAAGCCGTGGCTTGAAGACCGTACCACGGACAACACCATGGAAGGCGTGCAAAGAAAACTTGACGACTTCAGAGATTACAGAGTGAAGCAGAAACCACCAAAG acTGAAGAGAAAGGTCATTTGGAGGCAGCATACAACACTCTGCAGACGAAGCTTCGTCTCAGCAATCGACCAGCGTTCATGCCATCGGAGGGCAAGTTGGTACAAGATATCGCGAATGCATGGAAAGGATTGGAAGGAGCAGAGAAAGGATATGAAGAGTGGCTGCTTGCTGAGATGAGAAG GTTAGAGCGACTTGACCATCTTGCCAAGAAGTTTTACCACAAAGCTGGAATTCATCAGAAGTGGTCTCGTGGTCAGGAAGAAGCTCTCGCATCAGAGGATTATAAAGTTTGCACCTTCCAAGAAGTCAAG GCTTTGATGAAAAAACATGAAGCGTTTGAAAGTGATTTGGCTGCCCATCAAGACAGAGTTGAACAAATTGCTGCTATTGGTCAAGAACTCAA TGATCTTGACTACCACGATGCTCGTACCATCAATGATAGTTGTGCAGCCATCTGTAATGAATGGGATCGACTTGGTGATGCAACTCAAAAGCGAAGAACTGCTCTTGAG AACATCGAGCAAATCTTGGATTCCATTGAGCAGCAACATCTGGAGTTTGCCAAAAGAGCCGCTCCCTTCAACAACTGGTTGGATGGAGCAAAGGAAGACTTGGAAGATATGTTTATCGTGCATTCTATTGACGAGATTAAG GGCTTGATTGAAGCTCATGTCTCGTTCAAAGACACGCTTCCACAAGCACAGAAGGAAGAGGAAAGCATCAGCGCTCTTGTACAGAACATTAAGAAGATACAGCGACAATATGGCTTGCCTGAACAAGTCTGTGTCAACACGTACTCAACTATTTCCGAAGAG GAACTTCGAGAAAAGTGGAGGACAGTGTGTGACATGGTCCCTGTGCGTGACGCTTCACTACAAACTGAACTAAGCAAACAGAAACGCCACGAACTGCTAAGAAACGAATTCGCTCAGATCGCCAACGAACTTTATCCATGGATTACTAAGATCACAAAG GACACCAACCGTATCTCAATGGAAATGGTTGGCTCACTGGAAGAAGTAAAGAATAGTCTCGTTGAGTTCCAACAGAAGATGGTCGCTCAAGTTCCTAAACTTGAAGCTTTGGAGAAGAAACACCAG GAAATGCAAGACGAGTTAGTGTTTGATAACATATTAACCCCACATACCATGGAAGCGATCCACACAGCGTGGGAACATCTTAAAACAACAATCGCGCTCACAATTAACGAGGTTGAGAACCAAATCCTCATGCGCGATGCCAAGGGATTGACACAAGAACAAATGAACGAGTTCCGATCTTCATTCAACCATTTCGACCGG AAACGCAAGGGTGCTCTTGAGCCCGATGACTTTGCTGCTGTCCTCATATCTATGGGTTACCGCTTG GGTGAAGCCGAGTTCCAACGTATCATGGCACTTGTTGATCCAAGTGGAACAAACAACGTTACTTTCCAAAGTTTCATTGACTTCATGACCCGTGAAAGCACGGATTCTGACACGGCCGAACAAGTTGTCGAATCTTTCCGTATTCTCGCCGGTGACAAg CCTTACATCACTGCCCAAGAGTTGAGAAACGAGTTGCCACCCGATCAGGCCGAGTATTGCATCAGTCGTATGTCTCGTTACAGCGCAGGGGATGCACCAGGCGATGCACTCGACTACGAAAGCTTCTCTACCGCCCTCTATGGGGAGTCTGATCTTTAA
- the LOC100179322 gene encoding alpha-actinin-2 isoform X2 — MDEQQYMQQEEGWDREGLLDPAWERQQRKTFTAWCNSHLRKAGTQIEHIEEDFRNGLKLMLLLEVISGEQLPKPDRGKMRFHKIANVNKALEFIASKGVRLVSIGAEEIVDGNAKMTLGMIWTIILRFAIQDISVEESSAKEGLLLWCQRKTAPYKNVNVQNFHMSWKDGLAFCALIHRHRPDLIDYDKLRKDDPLTNLQTAFEVAEKHLDIPQMLDAQDIFEMAKPDERSIMTYVAAFYHAFSGNDKAETAANRILKVLGLNQENERLMDEYERLASDLLEWIERMKPWLEDRTTDNTMEGVQRKLDDFRDYRVKQKPPKTEEKGHLEAAYNTLQTKLRLSNRPAFMPSEGKLVQDIANAWKGLEGAEKGYEEWLLAEMRRLERLDHLAKKFYHKAGIHQKWSRGQEEALASEDYKVCTFQEVKALMKKHEAFESDLAAHQDRVEQIAAIGQELNDLDYHDARTINDSCAAICNEWDRLGDATQKRRTALENIEQILDSIEQQHLEFAKRAAPFNNWLDGAKEDLEDMFIVHSIDEIKGLIEAHVSFKDTLPQAQKEEESISALVQNIKKIQRQYGLPEQVCVNTYSTISEEELREKWRTVCDMVPVRDASLQTELSKQKRHELLRNEFAQIANELYPWITKITKDTNRISMEMVGSLEEVKNSLVEFQQKMVAQVPKLEALEKKHQEMQDELVFDNILTPHTMEAIHTAWEHLKTTIALTINEVENQILMRDAKGLTQEQMNEFRSSFNHFDRDSSGVLNQEEFNGCLTSLGYEVDRKKEKGEAEFQRIMALVDPSGTNNVTFQSFIDFMTRESTDSDTAEQVVESFRILAGDKPYITAQELRNELPPDQAEYCISRMSRYSAGDAPGDALDYESFSTALYGESDL, encoded by the exons ATGGATGAACAGCAGTATATGCAACAGGAGGAAGGATGGGACAGAGAAGGACTCCTCGACCCAGCGTGGGAGAGACAGCAACGGAAG ACCTTCACAGCCTGGTGCAACTCCCACCTTAGGAAGGCTGGCACACAGATTGAGCATATCGAGGAGGATTTTCGTAACGGACTGAAACTCATGTTGTTATTGGAG GTGATATCCGGGGAACAACTGCCAAAACCTGACCGTGGTAAAATGAGGTTCCACAAGATTGCCAACGTTAACAAAGCTCTGGAGTTTATTGCAAGCAAAGGAGTTCGCTTGGTGTCTATTGGTGCAGAAG AAATCGTGGACGGGAATGCAAAGATGACACTGGGTATGATCTGGACCATTATCCTCAGATTCGCTATCCAAGATATCTCAGTGGAAG AATCTTCTGCCAAAGAAGGATTATTGTTGTGGTGTCAACGTAAAACTGCCCCATACAAGAATGTTAACGTGCAGAACTTCCATATGAG CTGGAAAGATGGTTTGGCTTTCTGTGCCCTTATTCACAGGCATAGACCAGATCTTATCGACTATGATAAACTACGAAAG GACGACCCATTGACCAATCTGCAAACAGCGTTTGAAGTCGCAGAGAAACATCTTGACATCCCACAGATGTTGGACGCTCAAG ACATTTTCGAAATGGCGAAACCAGATGAGCGTTCTATCATGACTTACGTTGCCGCATTCTATCATGCGTTCTCTGGCAACGATAAG GCCGAAACTGCAGCAAACAGGATCTTGAAGGTTCTTGGTTTGAACCAGGAGAATGAAAGATTGATGGATGAGTATGAGAGACTTGCATCTGAT TTGCTGGAGTGGATTGAAAGAATGAAGCCGTGGCTTGAAGACCGTACCACGGACAACACCATGGAAGGCGTGCAAAGAAAACTTGACGACTTCAGAGATTACAGAGTGAAGCAGAAACCACCAAAG acTGAAGAGAAAGGTCATTTGGAGGCAGCATACAACACTCTGCAGACGAAGCTTCGTCTCAGCAATCGACCAGCGTTCATGCCATCGGAGGGCAAGTTGGTACAAGATATCGCGAATGCATGGAAAGGATTGGAAGGAGCAGAGAAAGGATATGAAGAGTGGCTGCTTGCTGAGATGAGAAG GTTAGAGCGACTTGACCATCTTGCCAAGAAGTTTTACCACAAAGCTGGAATTCATCAGAAGTGGTCTCGTGGTCAGGAAGAAGCTCTCGCATCAGAGGATTATAAAGTTTGCACCTTCCAAGAAGTCAAG GCTTTGATGAAAAAACATGAAGCGTTTGAAAGTGATTTGGCTGCCCATCAAGACAGAGTTGAACAAATTGCTGCTATTGGTCAAGAACTCAA TGATCTTGACTACCACGATGCTCGTACCATCAATGATAGTTGTGCAGCCATCTGTAATGAATGGGATCGACTTGGTGATGCAACTCAAAAGCGAAGAACTGCTCTTGAG AACATCGAGCAAATCTTGGATTCCATTGAGCAGCAACATCTGGAGTTTGCCAAAAGAGCCGCTCCCTTCAACAACTGGTTGGATGGAGCAAAGGAAGACTTGGAAGATATGTTTATCGTGCATTCTATTGACGAGATTAAG GGCTTGATTGAAGCTCATGTCTCGTTCAAAGACACGCTTCCACAAGCACAGAAGGAAGAGGAAAGCATCAGCGCTCTTGTACAGAACATTAAGAAGATACAGCGACAATATGGCTTGCCTGAACAAGTCTGTGTCAACACGTACTCAACTATTTCCGAAGAG GAACTTCGAGAAAAGTGGAGGACAGTGTGTGACATGGTCCCTGTGCGTGACGCTTCACTACAAACTGAACTAAGCAAACAGAAACGCCACGAACTGCTAAGAAACGAATTCGCTCAGATCGCCAACGAACTTTATCCATGGATTACTAAGATCACAAAG GACACCAACCGTATCTCAATGGAAATGGTTGGCTCACTGGAAGAAGTAAAGAATAGTCTCGTTGAGTTCCAACAGAAGATGGTCGCTCAAGTTCCTAAACTTGAAGCTTTGGAGAAGAAACACCAG GAAATGCAAGACGAGTTAGTGTTTGATAACATATTAACCCCACATACCATGGAAGCGATCCACACAGCGTGGGAACATCTTAAAACAACAATCGCGCTCACAATTAACGAGGTTGAGAACCAAATCCTCATGCGCGATGCCAAGGGATTGACACAAGAACAAATGAACGAGTTCCGATCTTCATTCAACCATTTCGACCGG GATAGTTCGGGAGTTCTTAACCAAGAAGAATTTAACGGTTGTCTAACCTCGCTTGGGTATGAGGTGGATAGAAAGAAAGAGAAG GGTGAAGCCGAGTTCCAACGTATCATGGCACTTGTTGATCCAAGTGGAACAAACAACGTTACTTTCCAAAGTTTCATTGACTTCATGACCCGTGAAAGCACGGATTCTGACACGGCCGAACAAGTTGTCGAATCTTTCCGTATTCTCGCCGGTGACAAg CCTTACATCACTGCCCAAGAGTTGAGAAACGAGTTGCCACCCGATCAGGCCGAGTATTGCATCAGTCGTATGTCTCGTTACAGCGCAGGGGATGCACCAGGCGATGCACTCGACTACGAAAGCTTCTCTACCGCCCTCTATGGGGAGTCTGATCTTTAA